The genomic segment CAGCCCGAATTGGTCGCGAATCTCCGCCATGATCTTCAGAGCTTCCACGCCCAGACCCTGGAATGCGTAAGGCGATGTGCGCGGCTTGTAGGCGCCCCCGCGGAAGAACTGCGCTCCGGCCTTTGCCACCTGCTCTGCTATCGCGAATGCCTGTTCGCGGCTCTCGATCGAGCACGGTCCCGCCACGATGGCGAGGCTCCTCCCGCCGATCTGCGCGTCGGTGCCTTCAAACCTGATGATGGTGTCTTCTTCTTTGACGTCGCGGCTGGCCAGCTTATAGGGCTTACTGACGCGGATCACTTCCGCCACACCCGAAAGCTCTTCGATATTGCCGCGATCCACTTCGCCCTGGTTGCCGGTGACGCCGATTGCCGTGCGCTGTGCGCCGGGCATGGGATGGGCGCGGAAGCCCAACTGTTCAATATGGTCGCAGACGGCCTGGACCTGCTCCGGCGTGGCCTGCGCCTTCATGACTACTAGCATTGCGGAACCCTCAACCCCTGAGTCTACCGGGTTGAGAGTTGAAGGGCAATGTCGTTTGCAATGAGAACAGGCACACGAGCCTCTCCGGGTCTGTGTGCCTGCAGGCAGAGAAAACCAAGGATGATTGCTTTACAACAACGCAGATCCGGGTGTCGATCCGGGGTAAAAGTGATGATTGCGTCAGCCGGCTATTTGCCTGCTTGGAGGAGAGGAGATTTGTCCACCCGGGCCGAAACGATTGCCGGAGCAACTACCATTCCGACAAAGGCAAGGGCGATCAGCAGATCGTGCATCTCTGGCTTCTTCACTCCGGGCGGTGGGCTGTGTTGGCCATCCGCCTCTACAACCCATAATCGGCCTGAACGGCATTTAGCTGAATCCCACGAACACCGAAAGTAATAGCCCCAAAGGTGGGATTCACGGGAAAAGCCGCAGATAAGCCCCGATGATCGACTGGCCCCAAAGCGCGCTGACGATGCCGCCGATACAAAGAAAGGTGCCAAGCGGCAGCTGCGCCGTGGCCCATGAGCCCTCGCCTCGTCTTGACCGCATCATGAGCGTGCCCACCGCATAGACCGCCCCGAGCACGACCCCAAGGAAGAGCGACAGCAGCGCCCCTTCCAGCCCCAACCACGCAGCCAGCATCGCCATCAGCTTGGCGTCGCCCAGCCCCATGCCTTCGCGCCGGCGAATGAGCCAGTAGATCCAGCGGATGATAAGGATGATGGTGGCCGAGATTGCGATCGCCAGCAATCGCATTCCTATCCCCTTGGCGTCGCCCCACCGATCGCTAGGCACGTGGAGAGCCCAACCTACTTGTTCGCCCTGAATGAGCCACCACAGAAAACCAACTCCGATCCCGGTCAGCGTCATCGCATCCGGAAGCCAGAGATATTCGGAGTCAAGGACGGCGAGGCCGATCAATAGCCATAAAAAGAACATCATTCCAGCGGCGTATTCGACCGGCAAGAAAGCCTTCCATGACTTCCACGCCATAAGTGCCCAAGTTACCCCCACCGCCGCTTCCACCAGCGGATACCGCACCCGGATCCAAACCCCGCACCCCCGGCATCTGCCCCGCAGTGCGACCCAGCTCACCAGCGGCACATTCTCCCACCACGCCAGCGTCCGCCCACACGCGCGGCAATGCGAGCGCGGATGCACCACGCTTTCGCCGGCCGGCCAGCGGCTCAGGCAGACGTTCAGGAAGCTGCCGAAGCAGAGCCCCAGCAGCGCCGCGAAGATCGTTCCGATGATGCGAAGCATGAGTCGGCTTGAGTATACGTGGGCTGGACGTTCAAGGAGCTATTTCCGCTCGTACACAACACGCCCGTCGAAGATCGTCATATCCACCTTCGTCTTCTCAATCGCTTCCGGCGGAATCGTGAAGATGTCCTCCGACAGCACCACAAGATCGGCCAGCTTCCCCGGCTCAATCGAACCCTTCACCTTTTCCTGGTGCTCCGCAAAGGCCGACCCCATCGTGTACGCGTGCACAGCCTGCGCCACCGTGATCCGCTGCTCTGGCACCCACCCGTTGGGGTTATTTCCGTCGAGGGTGCGCCGCGTCGTAGCGGCATAGATCCCCATCACCGGATCGAGCGGCGCAACCGGCCAGTCTGACCCGAAGGCCAGCGTCGCCCCCGCATCCAGCAGCGACTTCCACGCATAGCTTGACTTGATCCGCTCTGGACCAAGTTCGGTCACAGCCCACCGTCCGTCATCAATCGCGTGATACGGCTGCATCGACGCGATGACGCCGAGCTGCGCAAACCGAGCATAATCCGCCGGGTGCAGATGTTGCGCGTGCTCAATCCGCAGCCGTCGATCGGCCGGGCCATTCTCCTTTTCAAGCCGCTCATACAGATCGAGAATCGTCCGGTTCGCGCGATCGCCGATCGCGTGAATCGCAATCTGCAACCCCGCCTTATCCGCCTGCCGTAGCTCTCCGTAGTACTTGTCCGGATCGAGCAGGTCAGCGCTCGAGATGCCGCTGTAACCGGGTTGATTCGTAAACGGCTCATCCATCCACGCGGTCTCCGAGCCCAGCGCTCCATCGGCAAACGACTTCAGATTGCCGATGCGCAGGCTAGCATTGCCGAACGGCGCGACCACGCCGCTGTCGGCCAGTGCTTTCCAATCGCGAATATTCATCGCCTCATAGATACGGAGCGTGAGCTTGCCCGAGCGCTCCAGCTTCTGAAATTCACGGAACTGATTTGGCTGGTCCTCATCCTCGGGTGTGTCCGCCATGTTCTGCACGCTGGTCACGCCATGCGCGGCCGCTTCGCGCATGGCCGCCTCCATCGCGCGGTCCTGCTCCTCGGCAGAGAGCGGCGGCATGATGCGGACCACCATCGCTGCTGCCGCGTCTTTCAGGATGCCTGTCGGATTCCCGTCGCGATCGCGCTCAATTTCGCCGCCTGGCGGATTCTTCGTGTTGCGGTCGATCCCGGCCAGCTTCAGTGCCAGCGCGTTCACCAGCACCATGTGTCCGTCGATCCGCCACAGAAAAACCGGATGATCGCCGGTCACGCCGTCAATGAGCTGGTGATTGGGCAGCGCCACCGGAGTCCAGTTCTGGTGGTCCCACACGCCATCGCGAATCCACGTGCCGGCCGGCAGCGTCTTCGCGAAATCTGCAATCCGCTGCTTGAACTCTGCCTGGCTCTTCGCATCCCGCGTCTGCACCGTGGTCAGCGACTCGCCGCCGCCGAACAGATGCACATGCGCGTCGTTGAACCCAGGCAGCAGCAGCCGCCCGTTCAGGTCGATCACCCGCGTGCCGGCGCCAGCAAGCTTGCGAATCTCGTCATCCGTACCGACGGCGATGATCCTGTTGCCGTCCAGAGCCACCGCCTGCGCGGTCGGCTCCGCCGGGTTCTCGGTCCAGACCTTGCCATGCACCAGGATCAGCGTCGCCTCACCCGCCCACGCCGAAGCGGACACAAGCAGGACGGACAACACAAGCAGCAGCAGGCGAAGACGCAATTGCATTTGGAATCTCTCAGATGGGAAGTTGATCTGCCCAAGTGTACAGGGGCTCAGCGCTCGAGTGATGCCCGCGACTCCATGTAGGTCTGTTCCTCGGCAGCCGCGCCATGCGACCGCCGAAAGGGGCCCAACAGTCCCCACATTGCCAATTGCCACCAAACCAAAGTGCCGAACGTTACGACCATCTGGCTGAAGAAGTCATCTGCTTCATCTCGTGCGGTAGGCACGCCAATACTGAACCATGCGCGCAGAACTGCGATCCCTACGGCTGCCGTCAAGCCCATAGCCACCACTACGTGACGGTGGTGCGCAGTGAACGGGTTGGCAGGGATGCGGAAGTCGGGCGGTGTGTGCACATACCAGCGCCAACACCAGAGGACCAGGATCAGAAGCCCGGCGGCCGAGCTGACGAGCTGCAGAATCGAGCTGAGATGCCACCAGCCGAGCCCCGGCAGGCGGAACCCATGGTGCAGCCACTCTACGTGCTGACCGATCCAGTACCGGTCATGTGTGACGCCGTCCCATACCAGGTGGGTCGCAATGCCGATCAGCATGGATAAAACCACATGCAGAAATCGCAACGGTGGCCAGAATCGACACGGCACAAGCGTTCCGGTGAGCCGCGCCCGGACGCTGTCCGGCAGAAGATACGCAAGCGGCACCTTCACCAGCCGATGAAACAGCCATAGCGTCGCCAGCCCTAGTGGCAGGTCAAGGCCGAAGATGCCCACAAGAGTATGCCCCCAGCCGCCGCCAGACCCGAGCCGGATGAAGTACTCGAGGTCAGGCGCAAACGTGCCGATCAGCAGTGCCGAAGGTACGAGGCGCGCTCGCCGGAAAGGCAACGCTGCTGCCGCATGAGATAGGGTGAAGGGCACAATCCCCATTATTGACGACAGGCAGGAGATTGTCTCGCGGAGCAGGCCGGAGTGTGCGGCCGGAGATCCTGCTCGGTCGTCCAGATCGCGTCCGGCCCAGATTGAGCCGGACGCGCCTGAACCAAAAGCTATTTGCGCTGGCCGCTGAACATCGCGCGGAGAGTGCCGGTGAGTTCGTCGGGCTGGCGCTCCTGCGGAAGCTCCACGACAGGCGCAGCCGGAGCGGGTGCTGCTTCAACTACCGGCGCCAGGTACGAGGGCGTCGCTGCCGAAACGGCTGGCGTGGAACCCAGGGAGCGTCCGTTGCTTGAGCTGCTGCCCAGGCCCACGCGGCGCTGCAGCCGTTCAATCGCTGCTATATCGAGCTTGTACTCTTCTTCAATCTGCCGCTTCAGGGCTTCAAGTTGATCGCGATCCAGGTTCATTGGGAGCTATACCTCCAAAATCCTTCCAGTTGGAAACTTGTATGGAAGTGTGCCATGAGGCAGCGGATATTGTGCCTACACGAAGGTGTTACGACGAATGTCACTTGATGGTGCTGTTGCCCCACGCCTTCCCGTCGTGCTGACCCGAATCGAGACACTTCCTCCCATCCCAGCGGTTATCCTGTTGAGGATGGACGTTGCACCCGGCGCAGGCAGTCCAGATTCCAGTGTCCCCGCTTCCCAGTCCGGCTCGGCGGTCGCGACCGATCCGGCGGGAGCGGCGCAGCTCTTTGAGCAGTCGGCCGAAATCATGCGCCGCCTGCGTGCTCCCGGCGGCTGCCCCTGGGACCGCGAGCAGACCTTCGACACCATCCGCAAATACACCCTCGAAGAGGCCTACGAAGTTTTCGACGCCATCGAGCGGCGCGACTTCCCCCACCTTGCCGAGGAACTCGGCGACCTGCTGCTGCAGGTCCTTTTCTACGCCGAAATGGCAGCCAACGAAGGCCGCTTCACCATCAGCGATGTGCTCGAGCACCTCAATCGTAAGCTGATCCGGCGTCACCCCCACGTTTTCGGCGAAGAGGCCTCGCGCGCTGCCGGCAATCGCGCCGACGTCGATGCCGATGTGCAGGGCTCGTCCTCCGCCGTGCTGCGAAATTGGGAAGAAATCAAGGCCCTCGAAGCATTGCATGCAGCGAAGTCTTCAGAGCCCCAAGGCAGGTTGGAAGGGGTGTCCCGCGCAATGCCCGCTCTTGCCGAGGCTGCGAAAATCGGCGGAAAAGCTGCCAAGGCAGGATTCGACTGGCCGCACTGGCGCGATCTGCTGCCCAAGATCGCCGAGGAAGTAACCGAGCTCGAAGCCGAAGCGGAAAGCGGCGACCAACCGCGGATCGAAGCCGAATTGGGCGACCTGCTGTTCACCGTCGTGAACCTCGCGCGCCATCTCGACGTCGACGCCGAGATGGCCTTGCGCGGCTGCAATCTCCGCTTCCGCCAACGATTCAAAGAAATGGAACGAGCAGCACCCAAACCGCTCGAAGACCTATCTCCCCCCGAACTGGAAGAACTCTGGTCCGCAGCGAAGAGAAAAGAACGGGGACAAGAGAACAGGGAATAGGCAGTAGGGAATAGGGAATAAAGACAGCACGAAGAGCAAACAGGGTTCAGGCCTGATGAGCTGGTGGCTGACAGCTATCAACTACCAACTGTGAACTGTGAACTAACAACGGAGCTCGCTTGATCCAAATCCGCACCTGTCAGGGACATGACGAACTGGAGGCCTGCGTGCAACTCCAGGTCGAGACCTGGGGCTACGACGCCACCGACATCATCCCGCGCAAGGCCTTCCTCGTCATGCAGAAGGTCGGCGGCCAGGTTCTCGGCGCATTCGACTCGGACCTGCCCGGCGCCCCCGTGAACGGCGACGCGTCCAGCATGATC from the Occallatibacter riparius genome contains:
- a CDS encoding prepilin peptidase is translated as MLRIIGTIFAALLGLCFGSFLNVCLSRWPAGESVVHPRSHCRACGRTLAWWENVPLVSWVALRGRCRGCGVWIRVRYPLVEAAVGVTWALMAWKSWKAFLPVEYAAGMMFFLWLLIGLAVLDSEYLWLPDAMTLTGIGVGFLWWLIQGEQVGWALHVPSDRWGDAKGIGMRLLAIAISATIILIIRWIYWLIRRREGMGLGDAKLMAMLAAWLGLEGALLSLFLGVVLGAVYAVGTLMMRSRRGEGSWATAQLPLGTFLCIGGIVSALWGQSIIGAYLRLFP
- a CDS encoding amidohydrolase gives rise to the protein MQLRLRLLLLVLSVLLVSASAWAGEATLILVHGKVWTENPAEPTAQAVALDGNRIIAVGTDDEIRKLAGAGTRVIDLNGRLLLPGFNDAHVHLFGGGESLTTVQTRDAKSQAEFKQRIADFAKTLPAGTWIRDGVWDHQNWTPVALPNHQLIDGVTGDHPVFLWRIDGHMVLVNALALKLAGIDRNTKNPPGGEIERDRDGNPTGILKDAAAAMVVRIMPPLSAEEQDRAMEAAMREAAAHGVTSVQNMADTPEDEDQPNQFREFQKLERSGKLTLRIYEAMNIRDWKALADSGVVAPFGNASLRIGNLKSFADGALGSETAWMDEPFTNQPGYSGISSADLLDPDKYYGELRQADKAGLQIAIHAIGDRANRTILDLYERLEKENGPADRRLRIEHAQHLHPADYARFAQLGVIASMQPYHAIDDGRWAVTELGPERIKSSYAWKSLLDAGATLAFGSDWPVAPLDPVMGIYAATTRRTLDGNNPNGWVPEQRITVAQAVHAYTMGSAFAEHQEKVKGSIEPGKLADLVVLSEDIFTIPPEAIEKTKVDMTIFDGRVVYERK
- the mazG gene encoding nucleoside triphosphate pyrophosphohydrolase, whose amino-acid sequence is MDVAPGAGSPDSSVPASQSGSAVATDPAGAAQLFEQSAEIMRRLRAPGGCPWDREQTFDTIRKYTLEEAYEVFDAIERRDFPHLAEELGDLLLQVLFYAEMAANEGRFTISDVLEHLNRKLIRRHPHVFGEEASRAAGNRADVDADVQGSSSAVLRNWEEIKALEALHAAKSSEPQGRLEGVSRAMPALAEAAKIGGKAAKAGFDWPHWRDLLPKIAEEVTELEAEAESGDQPRIEAELGDLLFTVVNLARHLDVDAEMALRGCNLRFRQRFKEMERAAPKPLEDLSPPELEELWSAAKRKERGQENRE
- a CDS encoding DUF4184 family protein, whose amino-acid sequence is MPFTLSHAAAALPFRRARLVPSALLIGTFAPDLEYFIRLGSGGGWGHTLVGIFGLDLPLGLATLWLFHRLVKVPLAYLLPDSVRARLTGTLVPCRFWPPLRFLHVVLSMLIGIATHLVWDGVTHDRYWIGQHVEWLHHGFRLPGLGWWHLSSILQLVSSAAGLLILVLWCWRWYVHTPPDFRIPANPFTAHHRHVVVAMGLTAAVGIAVLRAWFSIGVPTARDEADDFFSQMVVTFGTLVWWQLAMWGLLGPFRRSHGAAAEEQTYMESRASLER